In candidate division KSB1 bacterium, one DNA window encodes the following:
- a CDS encoding amino acid adenylation domain-containing protein, protein MDNYADRIAKLSPEKQALLMLRLQQSARSRSERQFIPKRENQDEFPMSYSQERMWFLHQLNPDRPLYNIAGAIRLQGRLNVAALHRSLQEIVRRHEVLRARFIVEQDHPVQKILSELVLQLPIIDLSHLPPVKREAELDRLVREEGKTPFHLSRDPLIRVKLIQLGIQEYVLLLTLHHIISDGWSTQILFRELAICYEAFKSQQTPNLPDLPIQYADFAQWQRRWIAQEQLQSQLDYWKNQLQEMPRVLSLAADHPRPTLPNVDGAHFVFYVPQDLSDKILQLSQKEGTTLFMTLIAAFQVLLYRYSGQEDFGIGTPVANRNRSEIEPLIGCFVNTLVIRANLSENPTFRELLHRVRQVTAAAYSHQDLPFEILVDAIQPDRNISHAPLFQVMFDLQNASKLPLQLADLKFQVHEIDTETAKFDLLVSLAETDRGLKAIFEYNTNLFQATTIERMAAHFQVILSEIVQNPDQRISQLAILTAAEQHKMIIEWNNGVAELPAIPLIHRLFEQQAEQNSDATAVIFQEQHVSYGQLNERANCLAHYLISLGAGPETIVGICIERSIEMVLAMIAVLKTGAAYLPLDPSYPQERLSFILNDANANFVLTSGSIPLPTENADVRIIRLDEDWPNISHFPVHNPNISVEPENLAYVIYTSGSTGQPKGVMISHRAAINLWVALNQQIYSQFGNRKLRLSLNAPIFFDASVQQFLMLLNGHALCIIPPEIRQNPEALVSFIRINQLDGLDCVPSQLKLLIEAGLLSQEALLPSIILPGGEAIDPTTWQTLIEADSVQSFNMYGPTECAVDSLICPIRAAIPKPVIGKPIPNVRVYIIDQFLNLVPIGVPGELCIAGLGLARGYLGRPDLTAEKFIPNPFGAGIDERLYRTGDLARYLPDGTIEFLGRIDHQVKIRGFRIELGEIEAALANHSAIQDAVVMAREDSPGDKRLVAYLIARPEAAVTQRELRSYLMQQLPDYMIPNTYVFLEAFPLNRSGKVDRLSLPIPSPARNASPATLVPPRTLLEQQIADAFCQILHLDQVGVFDNFFELGGDSIKAAVLTNQLQQILDIPLNVRSIFLAPSVAEFAEQVRQLRPDLKEPLQKPQTKPNIVPIEPISRSQKLPLSFGQQRLWFLDQFEPNSALYNMPVALHLKGRLDIPIMELAINEIIRRHEILRTIFVDSDGKAEQVILPRLKLKIPVIDLQHLPPSHQQVEAQRFANQESQIPFNLSTGPLIRAKLFQLRPDEFILVVTLHHIIADGWSIGIMLREITALYEAFLDGEDSPLPDVTIQYADFAYWQRQWLQTALLKDQLEYWGTQLRNCTAMLQLPTDRPRPAYTSFRGDRRFIRIPEELTNQFKQLCQQEQVTQFMGLMAVFQTLLSRYSNQTDICVGTPIANRPRAELEHLIGFFVNTLVIRTNLAHQPSFREVLHRVHQAAIEAYAHQDVPFEMLVDELQPNRDLSHAPLFQAMFVLQENFMNQVKLPGLQLAPYDVDTHTAKFDLTLVMWEAEGQFQGFFEYNLDLFESSTIDRLAGHLITLLQSAISHPEQPITKLALLTEVEQHQLLVDWNRTEVNLPSFRCIPEMFEAQAARTPDAVALVCAGQSLTYRELNKRANQLARYLRKLNVAAEVPVGICVPRSFDMIIGMLGILKAGGAYLPLDANYPEERLRYMLEDAGAPVLVTQQAVLPKIPAYDGQIVCLDSEADAIAQEDHSNLPIEIDSGNLAYIIYTSGSTGKPKGVLLSHRGVINFTQAYARLFKLGSESRVLQFFSYSFDGSVADIFMTLLSGACLHIVEEDNLLPGPGLLNFMREQAITTAILPPSVLAVLPDEGLDQLMYLGSGGEATTREIVTRWARNREYYNVYGPTEATVVVSAYRTNDLPGHLSSVPIGRPLDNCKLYVLDANLTPVPIGVVGELYISSIGLARGYLNRPDITALKFIPDPFSAQPGARLYRSGDLARFLSDGNIEFLGRTDLQVKIRGFRIELGEIESALMEHPAIKEAVVDSQEDHAGKKRLVAFMTMCNGRTPLVSEFREFLKNKLPEYMIPSAFMILDSLPLTPTGKVDRKALPAPDQDRPELLSEFVAPTSAIEMKLAEIWREVLGIEKVGIHDNFFELGGDSILSIQVIARANQAGMKLTAKQLFQTPTIAQLAERVTTLQTIRVEQAVAPTIAPLTPIQRWFFERNFAEPNYWNQAVLLISNQRLDSQRLHIAVAHLIQHHDVLRLRFQSANLGWRQRIDSEPTPTPFICIDLSQVAEQDLTETIEQIGVELQASLSLTQGPLIRVALIKMPTIELDRLLIVIHHLAIDAVSWRILLEDLLTVYGQLNKGSKVHLPAPTTSYLAWAQRLIEHAQSLAVVNELQYWLQLDRAAVAPLPLDYPKNRMVNSEGSAAEISIALCKKDTQALLKEVSPVYGTDINDVLLTALVQTFSQWTGKRTLLIDLEGHGREEISEDVDLSRTVGWFTSIFPVLLSLEQSIDPGQALVQVKETLRRIPNRGFGYGLLRYLNENRRLVEPLNHQPQPELSFNYIGQLDQLRFHSMQFKLSNELIGLHRHPSNQRTHLISISGSITNGRLQLIWCFSENHFRRETIEKLAQQYINNLHQLIDHCLSAKTSFYTPSDFVEAALSQEELNDILSELQQV, encoded by the coding sequence ATGGACAATTATGCTGATCGTATCGCAAAGCTTTCCCCGGAGAAGCAAGCGTTGCTGATGTTGCGGCTGCAACAAAGCGCGAGAAGTCGTTCGGAACGCCAATTTATTCCCAAAAGGGAAAATCAAGATGAATTTCCCATGTCCTATTCTCAGGAACGGATGTGGTTTCTTCATCAGCTCAATCCCGATCGGCCGCTGTACAATATTGCTGGTGCGATCCGGCTTCAGGGTCGCTTGAACGTCGCTGCGTTGCATCGCAGCTTGCAGGAAATTGTCCGGCGCCATGAGGTTTTAAGGGCAAGGTTCATTGTCGAACAAGATCATCCAGTACAAAAGATCCTCTCAGAGCTCGTTTTACAACTACCGATCATCGACCTCAGCCACCTGCCTCCAGTGAAACGGGAGGCCGAATTAGATCGGCTGGTGAGAGAAGAAGGTAAAACACCATTTCATCTGAGTCGCGATCCGCTGATCCGCGTCAAACTCATTCAGTTAGGGATCCAGGAATATGTCCTTCTTTTGACCTTGCATCATATCATATCGGATGGCTGGTCCACCCAAATTTTATTCCGAGAGTTGGCCATTTGTTATGAGGCATTCAAAAGCCAGCAGACCCCAAATTTGCCAGATTTGCCAATTCAATACGCTGATTTTGCCCAGTGGCAACGGCGATGGATCGCTCAAGAACAATTGCAATCGCAATTGGATTATTGGAAAAATCAATTGCAAGAAATGCCCCGGGTACTTTCGTTGGCCGCTGACCATCCAAGACCTACTCTGCCAAATGTTGACGGTGCCCATTTCGTGTTTTATGTCCCTCAAGATTTGTCTGATAAAATTCTGCAGCTCAGTCAAAAAGAGGGAACCACTCTATTTATGACGCTGATTGCTGCATTTCAAGTGCTGCTATATCGCTATTCTGGACAAGAGGATTTTGGCATCGGTACGCCAGTGGCCAATCGAAACCGCAGCGAAATCGAACCCCTCATCGGATGTTTTGTGAATACTTTGGTCATTCGGGCAAATTTGTCTGAAAATCCCACATTTCGAGAATTGCTTCATCGGGTTCGCCAGGTGACCGCTGCCGCGTATTCACATCAGGACTTGCCGTTTGAAATTTTGGTGGATGCGATCCAACCAGATCGAAATATCAGCCATGCTCCGCTGTTCCAGGTGATGTTCGATCTGCAAAACGCATCTAAATTGCCCTTGCAACTGGCCGATTTGAAGTTTCAGGTTCATGAAATCGATACCGAAACAGCAAAATTTGATCTGTTGGTTTCATTGGCAGAGACCGATCGCGGCCTTAAAGCCATTTTTGAATACAACACGAATCTGTTTCAGGCCACGACTATCGAGCGAATGGCAGCGCATTTCCAGGTAATTTTGAGTGAAATCGTTCAAAATCCAGATCAGAGGATCAGCCAACTGGCAATATTGACGGCAGCAGAGCAGCATAAGATGATCATCGAGTGGAATAATGGTGTAGCCGAACTCCCAGCGATACCATTGATCCATAGGCTGTTTGAACAGCAGGCAGAACAGAATTCTGATGCAACAGCAGTAATTTTTCAAGAACAGCACGTCAGCTACGGCCAATTGAACGAGCGCGCCAATTGCCTAGCGCATTATCTGATCTCACTTGGCGCTGGGCCAGAAACTATCGTTGGCATCTGTATCGAGCGATCGATTGAAATGGTGTTAGCGATGATAGCCGTGCTCAAAACTGGGGCGGCCTACTTGCCATTAGACCCCAGTTATCCACAAGAGCGGCTATCGTTTATTTTAAATGACGCGAATGCCAATTTTGTATTGACCTCTGGTTCAATTCCTTTGCCGACCGAAAATGCTGATGTTCGTATCATTCGCCTCGATGAAGATTGGCCCAATATCTCCCATTTTCCAGTTCACAATCCGAATATCTCCGTTGAGCCTGAAAATCTGGCTTATGTCATCTATACATCCGGATCTACAGGGCAGCCAAAAGGCGTGATGATATCCCACCGTGCGGCGATCAATCTATGGGTGGCATTGAATCAGCAAATTTACTCCCAATTCGGTAATAGAAAGCTGCGGCTCAGCCTCAATGCCCCCATTTTCTTCGATGCATCAGTGCAACAATTTTTGATGCTGCTCAACGGTCATGCGCTTTGTATTATTCCCCCTGAGATCAGGCAGAATCCAGAAGCACTGGTCAGTTTTATTCGGATCAACCAATTGGATGGCCTGGATTGCGTTCCTTCTCAGCTTAAGCTTTTAATCGAGGCAGGTCTGTTGAGTCAGGAAGCATTGCTTCCCTCGATCATTTTGCCTGGAGGAGAGGCGATCGATCCAACCACCTGGCAGACCTTGATCGAAGCCGATTCAGTTCAGTCTTTTAACATGTATGGACCTACAGAATGTGCAGTTGATTCCCTGATTTGTCCCATTCGCGCTGCAATCCCGAAGCCAGTCATCGGAAAGCCAATCCCCAATGTCCGGGTCTATATTATCGATCAATTTCTTAATCTTGTGCCGATTGGCGTGCCCGGAGAACTATGTATTGCGGGATTGGGCCTTGCGAGAGGCTATCTTGGCCGGCCAGATTTGACAGCCGAAAAATTTATCCCCAATCCATTTGGAGCTGGGATTGATGAACGACTATATCGAACTGGAGACCTCGCTCGTTATCTGCCAGACGGTACGATCGAGTTTTTGGGTCGAATAGATCATCAAGTCAAAATCAGAGGTTTTCGGATCGAGCTGGGTGAAATTGAAGCAGCGCTGGCGAACCATTCTGCCATTCAGGACGCAGTGGTGATGGCACGCGAAGATAGTCCCGGCGATAAGCGGCTGGTGGCATATTTGATCGCTCGGCCCGAAGCAGCGGTGACCCAGCGGGAGTTACGATCATATCTGATGCAACAATTGCCCGATTACATGATCCCAAACACCTATGTTTTTTTGGAGGCATTTCCGCTGAACCGAAGTGGTAAAGTGGATCGCTTGTCATTACCGATTCCATCACCAGCGCGAAATGCCTCGCCAGCCACGCTTGTGCCGCCAAGAACCCTGCTGGAACAGCAGATCGCCGATGCTTTTTGTCAAATTTTGCATCTCGATCAGGTTGGTGTGTTTGATAATTTCTTTGAACTGGGCGGTGATTCGATCAAAGCGGCGGTGTTAACCAATCAATTGCAGCAAATACTGGACATCCCATTGAATGTCCGTTCGATCTTTCTTGCGCCAAGCGTGGCCGAATTTGCGGAGCAGGTGAGACAGTTACGGCCAGACTTGAAGGAGCCGCTTCAGAAACCACAAACCAAACCGAATATTGTACCCATCGAGCCGATCTCTCGGAGTCAAAAACTGCCGCTCTCTTTTGGACAGCAACGCCTTTGGTTCTTGGACCAATTTGAACCCAACAGTGCCCTTTACAATATGCCGGTCGCGCTGCATTTAAAAGGCCGGCTCGACATCCCGATTATGGAATTGGCGATTAATGAAATTATTCGGCGTCATGAAATTCTTCGAACGATTTTTGTCGATAGCGACGGCAAGGCCGAGCAGGTGATCCTGCCAAGATTAAAATTGAAGATTCCAGTCATCGATTTGCAGCATCTTCCACCATCGCATCAGCAAGTCGAAGCACAGCGCTTTGCGAACCAGGAATCTCAGATCCCATTCAACCTATCGACCGGCCCGTTGATCCGGGCCAAGCTGTTTCAGCTGCGACCCGATGAGTTCATCCTGGTAGTCACTCTGCATCATATTATCGCCGATGGCTGGTCAATCGGCATCATGCTGCGGGAGATCACTGCATTGTACGAGGCCTTCTTGGACGGCGAGGATTCCCCGTTACCAGATGTGACCATTCAATATGCCGATTTCGCTTATTGGCAGCGGCAATGGCTCCAAACCGCGCTGCTCAAAGATCAACTTGAATATTGGGGGACGCAACTGAGGAATTGTACCGCCATGCTCCAGCTTCCCACTGACCGTCCAAGACCAGCCTATACAAGTTTTCGTGGGGATCGACGATTCATTCGAATTCCAGAAGAGCTCACCAACCAGTTCAAACAGCTTTGCCAGCAGGAACAGGTAACCCAGTTCATGGGATTAATGGCTGTGTTCCAGACATTGCTCTCCCGTTACTCCAATCAAACCGATATCTGTGTTGGAACGCCGATCGCCAATCGACCGCGCGCTGAGCTTGAGCATTTGATCGGCTTTTTCGTCAATACGCTGGTGATCAGAACGAATCTCGCGCATCAGCCTTCGTTCCGCGAAGTACTCCACCGGGTTCACCAGGCAGCCATCGAAGCCTACGCCCATCAAGATGTTCCGTTTGAGATGTTGGTTGATGAATTGCAACCGAACCGGGATCTAAGCCACGCTCCCCTATTCCAGGCGATGTTCGTGCTTCAGGAGAACTTCATGAACCAAGTGAAACTGCCTGGGCTACAACTTGCACCTTACGATGTGGATACCCATACTGCAAAATTTGATCTCACGTTGGTGATGTGGGAAGCTGAAGGACAATTTCAGGGATTTTTTGAATATAATCTCGATCTATTTGAATCCAGCACCATCGATCGCCTGGCGGGACATCTCATCACGTTGCTGCAATCAGCAATCTCCCATCCAGAACAGCCCATTACCAAACTTGCGCTATTGACTGAGGTAGAACAGCACCAGTTGCTGGTCGATTGGAATCGCACCGAAGTTAATTTGCCCTCCTTTCGATGTATCCCTGAGATGTTTGAAGCGCAGGCTGCTCGCACCCCAGATGCTGTTGCCTTGGTCTGTGCGGGTCAATCGCTCACCTATCGGGAACTCAATAAGCGGGCTAATCAATTGGCAAGGTATCTGCGCAAGCTTAACGTCGCTGCCGAAGTGCCAGTGGGCATCTGCGTGCCACGATCATTCGATATGATCATTGGGATGCTGGGAATTCTCAAAGCTGGGGGCGCCTATCTCCCGTTGGATGCCAATTACCCTGAAGAGCGGCTACGCTATATGTTGGAAGATGCTGGTGCACCCGTCCTCGTGACACAGCAGGCCGTACTGCCCAAAATTCCAGCCTATGATGGCCAGATTGTTTGCCTCGATAGCGAAGCCGATGCCATCGCTCAAGAGGATCACTCAAACCTTCCTATTGAGATCGATTCAGGCAATCTTGCCTACATCATCTACACCTCCGGTTCTACCGGTAAACCCAAAGGAGTGCTACTCTCTCATCGTGGCGTTATCAATTTCACTCAGGCTTATGCTCGGCTTTTCAAGCTCGGTTCTGAAAGTCGGGTGCTTCAGTTCTTCTCATATAGTTTTGATGGATCGGTGGCGGATATCTTTATGACATTGCTCTCAGGCGCCTGTTTGCATATTGTGGAAGAAGACAATTTATTACCAGGTCCCGGGCTGCTCAATTTCATGCGCGAGCAAGCCATCACCACAGCCATTCTGCCGCCTTCTGTTTTAGCGGTGTTGCCAGATGAAGGCCTGGATCAATTGATGTATTTGGGATCTGGCGGTGAGGCCACCACCCGCGAGATCGTCACGCGCTGGGCTCGAAATCGTGAATATTACAACGTCTATGGCCCTACCGAGGCGACCGTGGTGGTATCGGCATATCGCACGAATGATTTGCCAGGTCATCTTTCCAGCGTGCCCATTGGCAGACCACTCGATAATTGCAAACTTTATGTTTTAGATGCCAACCTAACCCCAGTCCCCATCGGGGTCGTTGGGGAATTATATATCAGCAGCATCGGGTTAGCTCGGGGATACCTCAATCGGCCCGATATCACAGCACTGAAATTCATCCCCGATCCGTTCAGCGCGCAACCTGGTGCGCGATTGTATCGCAGTGGTGATCTGGCGCGATTTCTCTCCGATGGGAATATCGAGTTTTTGGGAAGGACGGATCTGCAGGTGAAAATCCGGGGGTTCCGAATCGAATTAGGAGAGATCGAATCAGCACTCATGGAACATCCTGCGATCAAAGAAGCTGTGGTTGATTCTCAAGAAGATCATGCGGGCAAAAAACGACTGGTGGCTTTTATGACGATGTGCAACGGTCGAACCCCCTTGGTAAGTGAATTTCGTGAGTTTTTAAAGAACAAGTTGCCCGAGTACATGATCCCATCGGCGTTCATGATATTGGATTCTTTGCCGCTGACACCAACGGGGAAAGTTGATCGCAAAGCGCTTCCCGCTCCGGATCAGGATCGACCAGAGCTGCTGAGCGAATTTGTTGCCCCGACTTCTGCGATCGAGATGAAACTTGCGGAAATCTGGCGGGAAGTTCTGGGCATCGAGAAGGTAGGCATCCATGATAATTTCTTTGAGCTCGGGGGCGATTCAATCTTGAGCATCCAAGTCATCGCTCGCGCCAATCAAGCTGGCATGAAGCTCACGGCAAAACAATTGTTTCAGACGCCGACTATCGCTCAATTGGCTGAACGGGTTACCACCCTGCAAACGATCCGGGTCGAACAAGCCGTTGCCCCGACCATTGCGCCGCTCACACCGATTCAGCGGTGGTTCTTCGAACGCAATTTCGCGGAACCAAACTACTGGAATCAAGCAGTGCTTTTAATTTCGAACCAACGATTGGACAGCCAGCGACTGCATATTGCAGTGGCGCACCTGATCCAGCATCACGACGTGTTGCGGCTACGGTTTCAATCAGCTAATTTGGGTTGGCGCCAAAGAATCGACTCTGAGCCGACTCCCACCCCTTTCATTTGCATCGACCTCTCGCAGGTGGCAGAACAAGATCTGACAGAGACAATCGAGCAGATCGGGGTCGAGTTGCAAGCCAGCCTGAGTTTAACTCAGGGGCCGCTGATCCGCGTGGCGCTGATCAAAATGCCCACCATTGAATTGGATCGATTACTCATCGTGATCCATCATCTCGCCATAGACGCTGTCTCATGGCGCATCCTATTAGAGGACCTATTGACCGTTTATGGTCAGCTCAATAAGGGAAGCAAAGTTCACTTACCGGCGCCAACCACGTCGTACCTTGCGTGGGCCCAGAGACTCATTGAGCATGCCCAGAGCCTTGCGGTCGTCAATGAGCTCCAATATTGGTTGCAACTGGATCGTGCCGCGGTGGCTCCTTTGCCGCTTGACTACCCCAAAAATCGGATGGTCAATTCTGAAGGCTCTGCCGCCGAAATTTCAATAGCGCTTTGCAAAAAAGATACCCAGGCTTTGCTCAAAGAAGTTTCTCCAGTGTACGGCACGGATATCAACGATGTGCTGCTGACTGCCTTGGTTCAGACCTTCTCCCAGTGGACCGGCAAAAGGACGCTATTAATCGACCTGGAGGGACATGGTCGGGAGGAAATCAGCGAAGACGTCGATCTATCGCGAACCGTCGGGTGGTTCACCTCAATCTTTCCTGTGCTTCTTAGCTTAGAGCAAAGCATCGATCCTGGCCAGGCGCTGGTCCAAGTCAAAGAAACGCTCCGACGCATTCCGAATCGCGGCTTTGGATATGGCCTGTTGCGATATCTGAATGAAAACCGTCGTTTGGTAGAACCTTTAAATCATCAACCGCAGCCCGAACTGAGCTTCAACTATATCGGCCAATTAGATCAGCTACGCTTCCACTCGATGCAGTTCAAATTGAGCAACGAGCTGATCGGTCTTCATCGGCACCCATCCAATCAGCGGACTCACTTGATCAGTATCAGTGGGAGCATCACCAATGGCCGATTGCAGCTCATCTGGTGTTTCAGCGAAAATCATTTCCGTCGTGAAACGATCGAAAAATTAGCCCAACAATATATCAATAACCTGCATCAATTGATTGATCATTGTCTTTCGGCAAAAACCAGTTTCTATACACCCTCCGACTTTGTCGAGGCAGCGCTGAGTCAGGAAGAATTGAATGATATTTTAAGTGAATTACAGCAAGTGTAA